In the Mycolicibacterium chubuense NBB4 genome, one interval contains:
- a CDS encoding TetR/AcrR family transcriptional regulator has product MVLYSFPGGRCSVIDPRATGEDLTAKARIRNAALDLFADRGEERVSLRAVAAAAGVTVGLVQHHFKTKEGLRAAVEQLVVDYFAHAVAQAPGDGTAAQIAAARDEAVRRMLETHPPVVNYVRRVILDPARGDGQLIERLTDLARREIVKLRDSGVASTAPSESTQVIRVMVRQLGQLLLQPMVDTMWQELHDRGASGDSKPVLSVTIGQPGELSEDSQSGH; this is encoded by the coding sequence ATGGTCCTTTATTCGTTCCCCGGCGGGAGGTGTTCCGTGATCGATCCGCGTGCGACCGGTGAGGATCTGACTGCCAAGGCACGCATCCGCAACGCGGCCCTCGACCTTTTCGCCGATCGCGGAGAGGAACGCGTCTCCTTGCGTGCGGTCGCCGCGGCCGCCGGGGTCACGGTCGGGTTGGTGCAGCACCACTTCAAGACCAAGGAAGGGCTGCGTGCCGCCGTCGAACAGCTGGTGGTCGACTATTTCGCCCACGCCGTGGCCCAGGCCCCGGGTGACGGAACCGCGGCACAGATCGCGGCGGCACGTGATGAGGCCGTGCGCCGCATGCTCGAAACGCACCCGCCCGTCGTCAACTATGTTCGCCGGGTCATTCTGGATCCCGCCCGCGGTGACGGGCAACTGATCGAGCGGCTGACCGATCTGGCCCGGCGCGAGATCGTCAAGCTCCGCGACTCCGGCGTCGCCTCGACGGCACCGTCGGAATCGACGCAGGTCATCCGGGTCATGGTCCGCCAACTCGGACAACTGCTGCTGCAACCGATGGTCGACACCATGTGGCAGGAGCTGCACGACCGCGGAGCATCCGGCGACAGCAAACCGGTACTTTCGGTGACCATCGGTCAGCCCGGGGAGTTGTCGGAAGATTCTCAATCCGGTCACTGA
- a CDS encoding CoA transferase, with translation MQGGLNGVRVVSLAVNIPGPLAAGRLAGLGASVTKVEPPTGDPLAAVTPDWYAELVADQQILVLDLKNEADREKLDSELTGADVLLTAMRPSALRRLGLGDAPGRYPGLSHVEIVGYDGDLEERPGHDLTYQASCGTLQPPAMPRVPVADLLGAERAASAALLALYAPRDGGAGQHCRIVLADAAADAGAGVRHGVTGPGDPLGGAMPTYGIYASADGYIALGAIEPHFQQRTLATLGAVDSREDLARVFAGHSTRHWEELAEKVDIPIVGVRIGECRHPQGEMRT, from the coding sequence ATGCAGGGCGGTCTGAACGGTGTTCGCGTCGTCTCGCTGGCGGTCAACATCCCCGGCCCGCTCGCGGCAGGACGCCTGGCGGGCCTCGGTGCGTCGGTGACCAAGGTCGAACCTCCCACCGGCGACCCGCTGGCTGCCGTAACGCCCGACTGGTACGCCGAGCTCGTCGCCGATCAGCAGATCCTGGTGCTGGACCTCAAGAACGAGGCGGATCGCGAGAAGCTGGACAGCGAACTGACCGGCGCGGATGTGCTGCTCACCGCGATGCGCCCCTCGGCGCTACGCCGGCTCGGCCTCGGCGACGCACCAGGCAGGTATCCCGGACTGTCCCACGTGGAGATCGTCGGCTACGACGGCGACCTCGAGGAGCGTCCCGGTCATGACCTCACGTATCAGGCGTCATGCGGCACCCTGCAGCCGCCGGCGATGCCCCGGGTTCCGGTTGCGGATCTGCTGGGCGCCGAACGTGCGGCGTCGGCGGCCCTGCTGGCCTTGTACGCGCCGCGGGACGGCGGAGCCGGCCAGCACTGCCGGATCGTGCTCGCGGACGCGGCGGCCGACGCCGGCGCGGGGGTGCGGCACGGCGTCACCGGCCCCGGCGACCCGCTCGGTGGGGCGATGCCCACCTACGGAATCTACGCCAGCGCCGACGGCTACATCGCCTTGGGCGCCATTGAACCGCATTTCCAGCAGCGAACCCTGGCGACGCTGGGCGCGGTCGACAGCCGTGAAGACCTGGCACGGGTGTTCGCCGGACACAGCACCCGGCACTGGGAAGAACTCGCCGAGAAGGTGGACATCCCGATCGTCGGTGTCCGCATCGGCGAATGTCGGCACCCCCAAGGAGAGATGAGAACGTGA
- a CDS encoding thiolase family protein, whose translation MNTREAVIVGAVRTPVGRRGGALSRWHPADLLGHTLRYLVEHTGIDAAAIDDVIAGCALSHERQSGNIARHAVLAAGLPESVPAITIDRQCGSGQQTVNFAAFGIAAGVYDVAIGCGVESMSQVPIPVAFAPGAPLGPQYSPGELARYDGRLVAQGAASELMNVKFDLSREQLDTYSMRSHERALAATRAGKFQNQLVPITVDPLDPQSATVSADEGIREQLDPAKIASLKPVFAVDGRTTAANSSQVSDGAAALLIADRGYAQRHGLTPRARLQAMTVAAADPVVQFTAVIDATHRALRTANLSIADIDLFEVNEAFAGVPLMMQREFGIPDEKLNVNGGSIAIGHPLGSTGARMLTDLLGELERTGKRYGLQTICEAGGTANTTIIERI comes from the coding sequence GTGAATACTCGCGAAGCGGTGATCGTCGGGGCCGTCCGCACCCCGGTGGGCAGACGCGGCGGCGCGCTGAGTCGGTGGCACCCGGCCGATCTGCTGGGCCACACCCTGCGATATCTGGTCGAGCACACCGGAATCGATGCCGCGGCCATCGACGACGTGATCGCCGGCTGCGCGCTTTCGCACGAGCGCCAGAGCGGCAACATTGCACGCCACGCGGTGCTCGCGGCGGGGCTGCCCGAATCGGTGCCCGCCATCACCATCGACCGGCAATGCGGATCGGGTCAGCAAACCGTCAATTTCGCGGCATTCGGCATCGCCGCCGGCGTCTACGACGTGGCGATCGGGTGCGGGGTGGAGTCGATGTCACAGGTGCCGATCCCAGTGGCGTTCGCGCCGGGCGCGCCACTGGGTCCGCAGTACTCACCGGGCGAGTTGGCCCGCTACGACGGCCGGCTGGTCGCCCAGGGAGCGGCCTCGGAGCTGATGAACGTGAAATTCGATCTCTCCCGCGAGCAGCTCGACACCTACAGCATGCGCAGCCACGAGCGGGCCCTCGCGGCCACCCGGGCCGGCAAATTCCAGAATCAACTGGTGCCGATCACCGTGGACCCGCTCGACCCGCAGTCCGCGACGGTCAGTGCCGACGAGGGAATCCGCGAACAGCTCGACCCCGCCAAGATCGCCTCCCTCAAGCCGGTCTTCGCAGTCGATGGCCGCACCACCGCGGCTAACTCCTCGCAGGTCAGTGACGGGGCGGCGGCGCTGCTGATCGCCGACCGCGGCTACGCGCAACGCCACGGGCTAACTCCGCGGGCCCGGCTCCAGGCGATGACGGTCGCCGCGGCGGATCCGGTCGTGCAGTTCACCGCGGTGATAGACGCCACCCACCGGGCACTGCGGACCGCGAACCTGAGCATCGCCGACATCGACCTGTTCGAGGTCAACGAGGCCTTCGCCGGGGTGCCGCTGATGATGCAGCGTGAGTTCGGCATTCCCGACGAGAAGTTGAACGTCAACGGCGGCTCGATCGCGATCGGGCACCCGCTCGGCTCGACCGGGGCGCGGATGCTCACCGACCTGCTAGGCGAACTCGAGCGCACCGGCAAACGGTACGGCCTGCAGACGATCTGCGAGGCGGGCGGGACCGCCAACACCACAATCATCGAGCGGATCTAA